A single Candidatus Acidulodesulfobacterium acidiphilum DNA region contains:
- a CDS encoding glycosyltransferase family 2 protein, producing the protein MTENIDYKNYNFKNSRIALSIIIPAYNEENRIKQTIIALRSYLKSKKYSYEIIVVDDGSSDGTLNVLKDSLSTDLRVITITKSGKGAAVKEGILSANDENEYVFFMDADLSTGTDEIGNFIDIFKNEPETDVIIGSRYLPEGAVIIQPPFRNLVGRTFSFIKSKLLGINFFDSQCGFKAFRMRTAKKIFAKSEIKGFSFDVEILYIALLNNIKVKEASVNWRHKPGGHVNLIADSMPMLIELFQIFINKNKYFL; encoded by the coding sequence ATGACTGAAAACATAGATTATAAAAATTATAATTTCAAAAATTCAAGGATTGCTTTATCTATTATAATTCCTGCTTATAACGAAGAAAATAGAATAAAGCAGACCATAATCGCATTAAGGTCTTACCTGAAATCGAAAAAATACTCGTACGAAATAATTGTAGTAGATGACGGAAGCAGCGACGGAACTTTAAACGTGCTTAAAGATTCTTTATCGACCGATTTAAGGGTAATAACTATCACTAAAAGCGGCAAAGGCGCAGCCGTTAAAGAAGGAATACTTTCCGCAAACGACGAAAACGAATACGTTTTTTTTATGGACGCGGATCTTTCCACGGGAACGGATGAGATCGGAAATTTTATAGATATTTTTAAAAATGAACCTGAAACAGACGTGATAATCGGTTCACGGTATCTTCCCGAAGGAGCAGTCATAATACAGCCGCCTTTCAGAAATTTAGTCGGCAGAACATTCAGTTTTATTAAATCCAAATTGCTTGGAATTAATTTTTTCGATTCGCAATGCGGATTTAAAGCTTTCAGAATGCGGACGGCAAAAAAGATTTTTGCAAAATCGGAAATTAAAGGTTTTTCTTTCGATGTGGAAATACTATATATAGCTTTATTAAATAATATAAAAGTTAAAGAAGCCAGCGTAAACTGGCGGCATAAACCCGGAGGACACGTTAATTTAATCGCCGATTCCATGCCTATGCTTATAGAGCTTTTTCAAATATTTATAAATAAAAACAAATATTTTTTATAA
- a CDS encoding polysaccharide deacetylase family protein: MIKNPKFIILLYHKIGRYPENAKFPGLYVTEENFDRQIKYLKNAGYSFLTLSELKKTYDYYYAGENKKDGRLNDLGEQLKINNNKKYVSITFDDGSKSVYSGGFKIIRDNGVNATVFMVSGLTGGLNEWDIKNGENKDEMLSVSELKELTEYGIEIGAHTVTHPHLTQIYPEKAFDEISDSKKKLEELLNIKINFFAYPYGDYSEDVKLLVIKAGFEGACITKTGIVKKNADFFALKRVAIRHNTNFFKFKRKIFKVRLFY, from the coding sequence ATGATTAAAAACCCAAAATTTATAATTCTTTTATATCATAAGATAGGAAGGTACCCCGAAAACGCCAAATTTCCGGGTTTATACGTTACCGAAGAAAATTTCGACAGGCAGATTAAATATTTGAAAAATGCTGGTTATTCTTTTTTAACGTTGTCTGAATTAAAAAAGACGTATGATTATTATTACGCAGGTGAAAATAAAAAAGACGGACGACTTAATGATTTAGGGGAACAGTTAAAAATAAATAATAATAAAAAATATGTCTCAATAACTTTTGACGACGGCTCTAAATCCGTTTATTCAGGTGGATTTAAAATAATTCGCGATAATGGGGTAAATGCTACGGTTTTTATGGTTTCCGGACTTACAGGAGGACTAAACGAGTGGGATATTAAAAACGGAGAAAATAAAGACGAAATGTTAAGCGTATCGGAGCTTAAGGAGCTGACGGAATACGGTATCGAAATAGGCGCACATACTGTAACGCATCCCCATCTTACCCAAATTTATCCGGAAAAAGCTTTCGATGAAATATCGGACTCTAAAAAAAAATTAGAGGAACTCTTAAATATTAAAATAAATTTTTTTGCATATCCATACGGCGATTATAGCGAGGACGTTAAATTACTTGTTATAAAAGCCGGTTTTGAAGGAGCCTGCATAACTAAAACCGGCATAGTGAAAAAAAATGCAGATTTTTTTGCATTAAAAAGAGTTGCCATAAGACATAATACAAATTTTTTTAAATTTAAAAGAAAGATTTTTAAAGTCAGGCTTTTTTATTAA
- the gatB gene encoding Asp-tRNA(Asn)/Glu-tRNA(Gln) amidotransferase subunit GatB yields MHGNNDSFEAVIGLEVHSQLLTKTKMFCSCPNIFGMEPNTAVCPVCLALPGALPVINIEAVRLAVKAALALNININKKSLFARKNYFYPDLPKGYQISQYLDPVSSNGYLDIETEDASKKNKINKRIRINRLHIEEDAGKLIHIGNRSYVDLNRAGTPLVEIVSEPDISSAAEASAYLKSLREILVYLGVSDGNMEEGSFRCDANVSVKRKGDAELGTRAEIKNVNSFKFVEKAIEYEIERQIDLISSGGKVIQETRLYDSKENITRSMRGKEEAHDYRYFEEPDLPPLILSEEFINEIKNSIKELPAEKRRRYVSEYKLTEYDAEVLTQDKYIADYFEDLIKENSGRIEIKKLANWVINELLSELKLKESGERRQRMTVDAKNFLELITAVESGSINRNTGKIVLAEMLSSGKSAPEIIKEKNLAQVSDDKGIEDIVKQVVAENQKEFTDLAGGKDKLFGFFVGEIMKKTKGKANPKKANEILRKYIDENK; encoded by the coding sequence ATGCACGGTAATAACGATTCATTCGAGGCGGTTATAGGGCTTGAGGTTCATTCCCAACTGCTCACCAAAACAAAAATGTTTTGTTCTTGTCCGAATATTTTCGGTATGGAACCGAATACTGCGGTATGTCCCGTCTGTCTTGCTCTGCCAGGCGCCCTTCCGGTAATAAATATCGAGGCTGTAAGACTTGCTGTGAAAGCGGCTCTTGCTTTGAATATTAATATTAATAAAAAAAGCTTGTTTGCCAGGAAAAATTATTTTTATCCCGACCTGCCTAAAGGCTATCAAATATCGCAATATTTGGATCCAGTGTCTTCCAACGGCTATTTAGATATAGAAACCGAAGACGCTTCTAAAAAAAATAAAATTAATAAAAGAATAAGGATAAATCGCCTTCACATAGAAGAAGACGCGGGAAAATTAATTCATATAGGAAACAGGTCATATGTCGATTTAAATAGGGCAGGCACGCCCCTCGTGGAAATAGTTTCCGAACCCGATATAAGTTCAGCGGCCGAAGCTTCCGCTTATTTAAAATCGCTCAGAGAAATACTGGTATATCTTGGAGTTTCAGACGGAAATATGGAAGAGGGCAGCTTCAGGTGCGATGCCAATGTTTCGGTCAAAAGGAAAGGCGATGCGGAACTTGGTACAAGGGCGGAAATTAAAAACGTAAATTCTTTTAAATTCGTGGAGAAAGCCATCGAGTATGAAATAGAAAGACAGATAGACCTGATATCAAGCGGCGGGAAAGTAATTCAGGAAACAAGATTGTACGATTCTAAGGAAAATATTACAAGGTCCATGAGAGGCAAAGAAGAAGCACATGATTACAGATATTTTGAAGAGCCTGATCTGCCGCCGTTAATTCTTTCCGAAGAATTTATTAACGAAATAAAAAATTCTATTAAGGAACTTCCTGCAGAAAAAAGACGCAGATATGTTTCGGAGTATAAACTTACAGAATATGATGCGGAAGTACTCACTCAGGATAAATATATAGCTGATTATTTTGAAGATTTAATTAAAGAAAACTCAGGTAGAATAGAGATAAAAAAATTAGCAAACTGGGTTATAAACGAACTTCTTTCCGAATTAAAATTAAAAGAATCAGGAGAAAGAAGGCAGAGAATGACTGTTGACGCTAAAAATTTTCTTGAGCTTATAACGGCTGTAGAATCAGGGAGTATAAACAGAAATACCGGTAAAATAGTACTTGCCGAAATGCTTTCGTCAGGTAAAAGCGCTCCCGAAATAATTAAAGAAAAAAATCTTGCCCAAGTTTCGGACGATAAAGGCATAGAAGATATAGTAAAACAGGTAGTCGCCGAAAATCAGAAAGAATTTACCGACCTTGCAGGCGGGAAAGACAAACTGTTCGGTTTTTTCGTGGGCGAAATTATGAAAAAAACTAAAGGTAAAGCAAATCCTAAAAAAGCTAACGAGATATTGCGAAAATATATAGACGAAAATAAATAG
- a CDS encoding branched-chain amino acid transaminase, with protein sequence MKDKKTAGKKNGSPFEGSKVWMDGKFLDYKDAKVSVNSHSLHYGLGAFEGIRCYETKKKGSAIFRLDEHIDRLYDSCHILQLPIPYEKKEIKKAVIETVKVNKFKECYIRPIAFIGDGGGLGIFLKNYDTKVAVSAWYWGAYLGEESLKNGIKAKVSSYARFHVNTFMGMSKSTGQYINSILAKKEAVSAGCDEAIMLDTSGFVCEASGENIFIYSGGYIKTPPLSSVLPGITRNSVIEVMSKEMGLTIKEERVTRDELYIADEVFLTGTAAEVTPVREIDDRSIGIGKAGKIALELQKIFFDIVKGGNKKYEKWLTYV encoded by the coding sequence ATGAAAGACAAAAAAACGGCAGGTAAAAAAAACGGCAGTCCATTTGAAGGTTCAAAAGTATGGATGGACGGAAAATTCTTAGATTATAAAGATGCAAAAGTTTCCGTAAACAGCCATTCCCTTCATTACGGATTAGGCGCTTTTGAAGGCATAAGATGCTATGAAACAAAAAAGAAAGGTTCCGCAATATTCAGGTTGGACGAACATATAGACAGACTTTACGACTCCTGCCATATTCTTCAACTGCCTATTCCATATGAAAAGAAGGAAATTAAAAAGGCTGTTATAGAAACCGTAAAGGTAAATAAATTCAAAGAATGTTATATCAGGCCGATAGCGTTTATCGGCGACGGCGGAGGATTAGGCATATTCCTGAAAAATTACGATACTAAGGTAGCGGTTTCGGCATGGTACTGGGGGGCATATCTTGGAGAGGAATCCCTAAAAAACGGCATTAAAGCTAAGGTTTCTTCATATGCAAGATTTCACGTCAATACTTTTATGGGTATGTCTAAATCGACAGGGCAGTATATAAATTCAATTCTTGCCAAAAAAGAAGCCGTAAGCGCGGGATGCGACGAAGCTATAATGCTAGATACTTCAGGATTTGTCTGCGAAGCAAGCGGAGAAAATATCTTTATCTATTCCGGCGGTTATATTAAAACTCCTCCGCTGTCTTCAGTTTTGCCCGGTATTACTCGAAACAGCGTTATAGAGGTTATGAGCAAAGAAATGGGTTTGACTATTAAGGAAGAAAGAGTGACGAGGGACGAACTTTATATCGCCGACGAGGTATTTTTAACTGGAACCGCCGCCGAAGTTACTCCGGTAAGAGAGATAGACGACAGGAGTATAGGAATAGGAAAAGCCGGTAAAATTGCATTAGAGCTCCAAAAAATATTTTTTGATATAGTCAAGGGCGGAAATAAAAAATATGAAAAATGGCTGACTTACGTTTAA
- a CDS encoding ATP-dependent DNA helicase PcrA produces MNNIQETDYLSGLNEEQLKAVTHADGPLLILAGAGSGKTRVITLRAVHLIKTGKAKPYNILGVTFTNKAAREMKERIKKALKYKEHDEFLGYDGYPDADNVGIRDSGALQGLPEFSTFHSFCLKLLRRHADLVGYERSFVVFDEDDSGKVISKIIKSLNLNEKIVTPSKVKYFIEKNKNSFITPDESFGGVRAWEKDYAVIYSEYAKKLKESNAMDFNDLLFNAVKLLRDNPAILERYSNLYKYIMVDEFQDTNYIQDKLIKLLAQKHQNICVVGDDDQSIYSFRGATIDNILSFEKTYAGCSVIKLEKNYRSTKNILNAASALVKGNKLRKDKTLKTDKKGGGSIITIYQANNDYSESYYIAKEIRRLIREDGYSNKDIAILYRANSQSRVIEDRLLKESIRYNIYGGLKFYQRKEIKDILSFIRFAVNPRDAVSFERSIQCVPTGAGEKTIKNMQDIAAKNGFDILKALKNGLFSSIRGLGNMQIQSILSADFNEEISASNSNSSGIANYFDVILRIRHMIESAVSYSKENVDSEEIKTGDKLADIINFTYKKSGYESMLKAGVAKSNELDGNRIENIEELINAAHDFDDITEFLDQSAINDTKEEPNSEYGSDITKVSLMTLHSAKGLEFPVVFIAGLEEHLFPHIRSLDNEMSLEEERRLCYVGITRAKEKLYLTWAKRRRSGKDYKYNMPSRFLREIPEELIEEIVDTYEYY; encoded by the coding sequence GTGAATAATATACAAGAAACGGATTATCTATCCGGATTAAACGAAGAACAGCTAAAAGCCGTAACTCACGCTGACGGACCGCTTTTAATACTTGCGGGAGCGGGTTCTGGAAAGACCAGAGTTATAACCTTAAGGGCAGTCCATCTTATAAAAACCGGCAAAGCAAAACCTTATAATATACTCGGCGTGACGTTTACCAACAAAGCGGCCCGCGAAATGAAAGAAAGAATAAAAAAAGCGCTTAAATATAAAGAGCATGATGAATTTTTAGGTTACGACGGATATCCCGATGCCGATAATGTCGGTATACGCGATAGCGGTGCCCTTCAAGGACTGCCGGAATTTTCTACTTTCCATTCGTTTTGTTTAAAACTTTTAAGAAGACACGCCGATTTAGTCGGCTATGAAAGGTCTTTTGTCGTTTTCGACGAAGACGATTCAGGAAAAGTGATTTCTAAGATCATTAAGTCGTTAAATTTAAACGAAAAAATAGTAACGCCGTCCAAAGTGAAATATTTTATAGAAAAAAATAAAAATTCTTTTATTACTCCGGATGAATCTTTCGGCGGCGTAAGAGCCTGGGAAAAAGATTACGCCGTAATATATTCCGAATATGCAAAAAAGCTCAAAGAAAGCAATGCAATGGATTTTAACGACCTTTTGTTTAACGCCGTAAAACTACTGCGCGATAATCCCGCTATTCTTGAACGTTATTCCAATCTTTACAAATATATTATGGTCGACGAATTTCAAGATACTAATTATATACAGGATAAACTTATTAAGCTTCTTGCGCAGAAACATCAAAATATATGCGTAGTAGGAGACGACGATCAGTCTATATACAGTTTCAGGGGCGCTACCATAGATAATATTTTGAGTTTTGAAAAAACCTATGCAGGCTGTTCGGTAATAAAACTTGAAAAAAATTACCGCTCTACCAAAAACATACTGAATGCCGCATCCGCTTTGGTAAAAGGAAATAAACTGAGAAAAGATAAAACTTTAAAGACCGATAAAAAAGGCGGCGGCAGTATAATTACTATCTACCAGGCAAATAACGATTATTCGGAAAGCTATTATATAGCAAAAGAGATAAGACGGCTTATTAGGGAGGACGGATACTCGAATAAAGACATAGCTATATTATACAGGGCAAATTCGCAGTCGAGAGTTATAGAAGACAGGCTTTTAAAAGAAAGCATAAGGTATAATATTTACGGCGGATTAAAGTTTTATCAGAGAAAAGAGATAAAAGATATTTTGTCTTTTATAAGGTTTGCAGTTAATCCGCGAGACGCCGTGAGCTTTGAAAGAAGTATCCAGTGCGTTCCGACAGGGGCCGGCGAAAAAACTATTAAAAATATGCAGGATATCGCCGCTAAAAACGGATTCGATATTTTGAAAGCCTTAAAAAACGGCTTATTTTCATCGATAAGAGGACTGGGCAATATGCAGATTCAGAGCATTTTAAGCGCAGATTTCAATGAAGAGATTTCAGCCTCTAATTCTAATTCTTCAGGCATCGCAAACTATTTTGACGTTATATTGAGAATAAGGCATATGATAGAATCTGCAGTTTCTTATTCTAAAGAAAACGTCGATTCGGAGGAAATAAAAACAGGGGATAAACTGGCGGATATAATCAATTTTACGTATAAAAAATCGGGTTACGAGAGTATGCTTAAGGCGGGAGTCGCAAAGTCCAACGAACTTGACGGAAACAGAATAGAAAATATAGAAGAATTAATTAACGCGGCGCACGATTTTGACGATATAACCGAATTTTTAGACCAGAGCGCAATAAACGATACTAAAGAAGAGCCTAATTCAGAATACGGTTCCGATATAACGAAAGTATCTCTAATGACTCTGCACAGCGCAAAAGGACTTGAATTTCCAGTAGTTTTTATAGCCGGACTCGAGGAACATCTTTTCCCTCATATAAGGTCTTTGGACAACGAAATGTCCTTAGAGGAAGAAAGACGACTGTGTTATGTCGGGATTACCCGCGCCAAAGAAAAACTTTATCTTACATGGGCAAAAAGGCGGCGGTCGGGGAAAGATTATAAATATAATATGCCTTCAAGGTTTTTAAGGGAAATACCGGAAGAACTGATAGAAGAAATAGTAGATACTTACGAATATTATTAA
- a CDS encoding DNA-3-methyladenine glycosylase has protein sequence MIFKKLDKSFYVRGDTVKIARELLGKYLMTDIDGKGLTGGKIVETEAYLGAIDKASHGYGNKKTERNKNLYKEGGYSYVYFIYGMYYLFNVVTGKENFADAVLIRAIEPEIGIDIMLERRNKNLKIKNKENTKRITSGPGLLTVALGINLKHNGIPICEQNILKNKGEKDGSLEIWLEDRNINIGEDLIISTPRIGVDYAAEHAKLPYRFKIKDNGWASR, from the coding sequence ATGATTTTTAAAAAATTAGACAAATCCTTTTACGTTCGCGGCGATACCGTTAAAATAGCAAGGGAACTGCTCGGAAAATATTTAATGACCGATATAGACGGCAAAGGCTTAACCGGAGGAAAAATAGTCGAAACTGAAGCCTATCTCGGAGCTATAGACAAAGCGTCGCACGGTTACGGAAACAAAAAAACGGAAAGAAATAAAAATTTGTACAAAGAAGGCGGCTACTCATACGTTTACTTTATATACGGAATGTATTACCTTTTTAACGTAGTCACCGGAAAAGAAAATTTTGCCGATGCGGTTCTTATAAGGGCAATAGAACCTGAAATAGGCATAGATATTATGCTGGAGCGAAGAAATAAAAATTTGAAAATAAAGAATAAAGAAAACACAAAAAGAATTACTTCCGGCCCTGGTCTTTTAACCGTAGCGCTTGGAATAAATTTAAAACATAACGGCATTCCGATTTGCGAACAGAATATTTTAAAAAATAAAGGCGAAAAGGACGGCAGTTTAGAAATATGGCTTGAAGACAGAAATATAAATATCGGCGAAGATTTAATAATTTCGACGCCAAGAATAGGGGTGGATTACGCCGCCGAACATGCAAAATTGCCTTACAGATTTAAAATAAAAGATAATGGATGGGCAAGCAGATAG
- the gatA gene encoding Asp-tRNA(Asn)/Glu-tRNA(Gln) amidotransferase subunit GatA encodes MDDLYRLTISELAGLLKKREVKSTDILNSYVKRIEAVEPEISAYLYNDLEEAERNAEAADKIISSGSDYPVLTGIPLSIKDIFLIKGKKTTCASKILDNFISPYDSTVVRKLKENNYVFLGKTNLDEFAMGSSTENSAYKITKNPYDFNRVPGGSSGGSAASVAADLCAGSFGTDTGGSVRQPAALCGVVGLKPTYGLISRYGIIAFSSSLDQAGILSKDVADAAVMLEAVAGFDEKDQTTRKFNVQKYAEIVKKADKSILKGLKVGIPAEFFSDGLDPEINSKVSEIKVLLKDLGANIVDISLPDTKYSVSAYYITATSEASSNLERYDGIRYGYRYNRKDGETIQSLDDLYRKSREAGFGNEVKRRIILGTFALSAGYYDAYYKKASLVRKLIIKNYKDAFAKADIIIGPTSPTPAFLIGEKTADPLSMYLSDIYTISVNLAYLPGLSIPIGVVKNPTKPDGVLPVGLQIISPWATEDRLLSVAKIIEDEVKFREKIKKNKGVK; translated from the coding sequence ATGGACGATTTATACAGGTTGACTATAAGCGAACTTGCCGGTCTTTTAAAGAAAAGGGAAGTTAAAAGCACGGATATTCTTAATTCCTACGTAAAAAGAATAGAAGCCGTAGAGCCGGAAATTTCCGCTTATCTTTACAACGACCTTGAAGAAGCCGAAAGAAATGCCGAAGCCGCAGATAAAATTATATCTTCCGGTTCAGATTATCCGGTACTTACCGGAATACCTCTTTCCATAAAAGATATTTTTTTGATAAAAGGTAAAAAAACCACGTGCGCGTCAAAAATATTGGATAATTTTATTAGCCCTTATGATTCTACCGTAGTAAGGAAACTTAAAGAAAATAATTATGTTTTTTTGGGCAAAACGAATCTTGACGAATTTGCAATGGGTTCTTCGACCGAAAACAGCGCATATAAAATAACAAAAAATCCTTACGATTTTAACAGGGTTCCAGGCGGTTCAAGCGGCGGTTCAGCCGCTTCTGTTGCGGCCGATTTATGCGCGGGTTCTTTCGGAACTGATACCGGAGGTTCGGTAAGGCAGCCTGCCGCCCTTTGCGGAGTAGTCGGATTAAAGCCCACGTACGGCTTGATTTCAAGATACGGCATAATTGCTTTTAGTTCCTCTTTAGACCAGGCAGGCATTCTCTCCAAAGACGTCGCTGACGCCGCTGTTATGCTTGAAGCCGTTGCGGGTTTCGACGAAAAAGACCAGACTACGAGAAAATTTAACGTACAAAAATATGCCGAAATAGTTAAAAAAGCCGATAAATCCATATTAAAAGGATTGAAAGTCGGAATTCCGGCAGAATTTTTTTCCGACGGTTTAGACCCCGAAATAAATTCAAAAGTTTCTGAAATAAAGGTTTTACTGAAAGACTTGGGCGCAAACATAGTCGATATATCTCTTCCCGATACCAAATATTCCGTATCGGCATATTACATAACCGCCACTAGCGAGGCAAGCTCTAATCTCGAAAGATACGACGGCATAAGATACGGTTACAGATATAACAGAAAAGACGGAGAGACTATACAAAGTTTAGACGATCTCTACAGAAAATCTCGTGAAGCCGGGTTTGGAAACGAGGTTAAAAGACGCATAATACTGGGAACTTTTGCGCTTTCGGCGGGTTATTACGACGCTTATTATAAAAAAGCTTCCTTAGTCAGAAAACTTATTATAAAAAATTATAAAGATGCGTTTGCAAAAGCAGATATCATAATCGGCCCGACTTCACCGACGCCTGCGTTTTTAATCGGAGAAAAAACGGCCGACCCTCTAAGTATGTACCTGTCCGATATTTACACTATTTCCGTTAATCTTGCATATCTTCCTGGTTTAAGCATACCTATCGGAGTCGTAAAAAATCCTACGAAACCGGACGGCGTTCTTCCGGTAGGACTGCAGATTATATCGCCGTGGGCTACTGAAGACAGGCTTCTTTCCGTTGCAAAAATTATAGAGGACGAAGTTAAGTTCAGAGAAAAAATAAAAAAAAATAAAGGTGTCAAATAA
- a CDS encoding aspartyl/glutamyl-tRNA amidotransferase subunit C, whose product MDINHVMKLAKLDLNEEESAHFASELNKIIGYIDMIQSADVSKIEGILDELDYDRLISNEGLNERFYKDCRIDECKTDDTFDFEIVKSNAPSFEAQTAGLGLEDTATESGFFVVPQVIE is encoded by the coding sequence ATGGATATAAATCATGTTATGAAACTGGCAAAATTAGATTTAAACGAAGAAGAATCGGCGCATTTTGCTTCCGAACTTAATAAAATTATCGGATATATAGACATGATACAGTCTGCCGACGTTTCAAAAATAGAAGGCATTCTTGACGAACTTGATTACGACAGGTTAATTTCAAACGAAGGTTTGAACGAAAGATTTTATAAAGACTGCCGTATCGACGAGTGCAAAACTGACGATACGTTCGATTTTGAAATAGTAAAATCTAATGCGCCGAGCTTTGAAGCGCAAACTGCCGGCTTAGGTTTGGAAGATACTGCAACCGAATCCGGTTTTTTTGTAGTGCCGCAGGTTATAGAATAA
- the mtnA gene encoding S-methyl-5-thioribose-1-phosphate isomerase, translated as MAFYTLRLRNDDIVEMIDQRKLPLEVTYVELKTYKEVYDAIKDMIVRGAPAIGVSAAFGLYLGAKSLLESTEVKDYESFKKKFFDIADFMFSARPTAVNLGWAVDRIKKLVLDEEHNNSNSDLKTLVDRIRKESVKIYDEDIEINKNMGKYGAALLKDGYNVLTHCNAGALATAGYGTALGVIRAAVSENKKISVISDETRPFLQGARLTTWELMEDGIPVTLIADNSAGLLMRKGRVNAVIVGADRIASNGDVANKIGTYQVAVLAKENNIPFYVAAPLSTIDINIKSGDEIPIEERDVNEVVSVFGKRIAPENVKAANYAFDVTPNKYVSAIITEKGVLYPDYKKSIADVFRK; from the coding sequence ATGGCTTTTTATACGCTAAGATTAAGAAACGACGACATAGTCGAAATGATAGACCAAAGAAAACTCCCTCTCGAAGTAACTTACGTTGAATTAAAAACTTATAAAGAAGTTTATGATGCAATAAAAGATATGATAGTTAGAGGCGCTCCTGCAATAGGAGTTTCCGCCGCTTTCGGTTTATATCTCGGCGCTAAATCTTTGCTTGAATCGACTGAAGTAAAAGATTATGAATCATTCAAAAAAAAGTTTTTCGATATAGCCGATTTTATGTTTTCTGCAAGACCTACCGCCGTAAATCTCGGATGGGCCGTCGATAGGATTAAAAAACTTGTTTTAGACGAAGAACATAATAATTCAAATTCAGATTTAAAAACATTGGTTGACCGCATAAGAAAAGAATCCGTTAAAATTTACGATGAAGATATAGAAATTAACAAAAATATGGGAAAGTACGGAGCAGCCCTTTTAAAAGACGGATATAACGTTCTTACCCATTGTAACGCAGGAGCGTTGGCTACCGCCGGTTACGGAACCGCTCTAGGCGTTATCAGAGCCGCAGTTTCGGAAAACAAAAAAATATCGGTGATTTCCGACGAAACGAGGCCTTTTCTTCAAGGCGCAAGACTTACTACTTGGGAATTAATGGAAGACGGAATACCGGTAACCCTTATAGCCGATAATTCCGCAGGTCTTTTAATGAGAAAAGGAAGAGTAAACGCCGTTATAGTCGGTGCGGACAGAATAGCTTCCAACGGCGACGTTGCCAATAAAATAGGTACTTATCAGGTTGCAGTCCTCGCTAAAGAAAACAATATTCCTTTCTATGTCGCGGCGCCGCTTTCAACTATAGATATCAATATTAAATCGGGCGACGAAATTCCGATAGAAGAGCGCGACGTTAACGAAGTAGTTTCCGTATTTGGCAAAAGAATAGCTCCGGAAAACGTAAAAGCGGCTAACTATGCTTTTGACGTTACTCCAAATAAATACGTTTCAGCCATAATAACCGAAAAAGGAGTATTATATCCGGATTATAAAAAATCTATTGCGGACGTTTTCCGTAAATGA